In Pirellulales bacterium, the genomic window CGGCGCATAGCACGGCCGCCAGCGCCAGAGCGGCGCAGACGACGGTGGCACCGCAAAGCGGCGCGTGCGGCGATTGACGATTGCAGGTGACCAACGTGCGGCTACTCCAAGGTGCGACCCAGATAGCGATGCAGCTTCGGTCGTTTACCGATCAGGTGTGCCAGGTAGTTGTTCATCACGCCGCGCAGCTCCCCGGCCAACGGCCGCTCGAGCGCGACGCGGCTCCAGGCATCCGACTCCAGGTCGGCGAATTGTTCCAGCAGCAACACCGCGGGCCCGCTGACCGAAATGACCTGCGGCTTGCCGGGGCGGCAGCGCGGGCACAACACGCCCCCGGCCAGTTGGGCAAAGGCGACGCGGCCCGTGGGTTCGACCGATGCGCCGCATTCGACGCAGAAGCGCAGCGAGGGGAGGTGCCCCAACAGCACGAGCGCAGCGAGTTCGAACCGCAGCAAGAGCGCGGGGATCGAACCGCTCGTGGCGAGCGCAAGGAGCGTGTGCTCCGCGACGTCGAACAGCGCGGGATGGGCATCGTAATCGTGGGTAAGTTCGTTGAGCAGCTCGGCGACGTAGTATGCGCCGTACAGGCTCGACAGCTCGCGGCCGCGAATGCGAAACCGTCGCTCGAGCTTGGCTTCGGTCAAGAGGTCGAGTGCCTCGTGGGACTTGCGCAGGAACACTATGCGAGACAGGCAAAGCAGGTCAAGGGCAGACTCGAAGGGCCCCTTGGGCCGGCGGGCTCCCTTGGCCAGCGCGCTGAGCTTGCCAAATTCGCGCGTGAACAGCGTGACCACGCTGCTGGTTTCGCTGAAGTCGACCGTGCGCAGCACAATCGCGGTAGCTTTCTCGGTCGACATGACAGCGATGCCAGTGAGCTGGCCAAAACAGGGCGAGGCGGCGTCCGGACGATGGACGCATCGGCCCCAGTTTCGCCGAACGCCCGCCGGCCTGTACAGACACGCTCACGGCCGGCCCGCCGCATGCTGCCGGCGTTGCAGTCGGCGCCGCCGCTTTGCGGATTGTATGCACAAGTCGGCGGCGATGATCCAAGCGAAACCGGCGGCAAACAGCATCGCCCAGCGCAGCGCCGTCGTGTCTCGATAGAGGACGACCGTCTCGAGGGGTGTCAGCGTATCGGCCGTCCAGAGCCTCACCTGGCCGCGCGAACCACCGGTCGCGACTCGTTGGCCATCGGGAGAAAAGGCCAGGGCGAATATGCCGGCACCGTTCTCAACGGAGCGCATCGGACCGCCCTGGAGGTCGAGCATCCGCAGAGTGCCCTCGTAGCCACCGGCCGCCAGCGTCCTCCCATCCGGCGAAAACGCGAGCGCGAGTGTCTTCTCGGGGATAGCACAGGAGTGCAGGCGATGGCCGCTCGCCGCATCCCAGACGGTGATGCAATAGCCGCTGGTGTCACCTGAGTCGATTGACACACCGCTCGCGAGGAGTTTTCCATCCGGCGAAAAGATGAGGCCGAACTTGTCGAAGGGATAGTTACCGGCGTTCAATTCGAGCAGCCGCGCTTCCGTCCGCGTGTCCCAGATTTCCAGCTTGCCAAAATCGTCCCTGAACGTGGCCAGCTTTGTTCCGTCAGACGCCAACGTAGCATTGGTGATTGGATACTGAGGCTGATTGAGTTCTTTTAGCCCTCGCGTGTTCGGAGGCTGCAGGAAGCACACGCCGTCCGCAAGGGCCATCAACAGGTCGTTGTTGGCCCAGGCAATGCTGCCACTGAGGTAACCGCCGGTGGGCAACTCGGCGTCCTTCCGACCCGTGTTCACATTCCAGATCGAGACGCTTCGGCACATGCCCGCGAATGCCAGCCGATCTCCGCGTGGCGAGAACGCGAGCGACTGCCCCTGGCCCAGCTTGTTTACAGGCCAGGCGACGCTAATGACTCCTGACCGGAAAGTGGCCTCCAGCAACGTCACCCGATCGAGAGCCGAAGCCTGGAGCAAAAACGCCGAACGGCTGGCGTTGGTACCCAGCAAACGTGGCGTGCCGGAATTGCTCTGGCGAACGTGGTAGACGTACAGGCTCGTGGCGAGTGTCCTTCCGTCGGGCGAAAACGCGACCGCTGAGACGAAGGGAATTGGTGTGCCCGCATGGCTGAAGTACAAGATCCCCGCCGAAAGCAGGATCGCTGCCAGCGAGACCATCAACAGGAATTGAGCCAGCGAGAACTGGATGCGAGGAATACGCATCGCGCGGACGCCCGCGGACCGTGTAATGGAACCGGCTGCCTACCATCCTATCGCGCGGCCGGCTTCCCCGGCGCGAAAAGTGCGCCGCGCGAGCGGCGGGGTTCGGCCGCTGCGCTGCTCGTGGCCGTCAAGAGAAACGGCTGCTGCTTGCCGTAGCGGGCCAGGATTTGTTGGGCGGTTGCGTAGTAGGCGTCGTTCTTGGGCAGCCGCTTAAGGGCCTCGGTTTGCCAGCGGACCGCCTTGTCCCAGGTCCCCAGGCCCGCGTAGGCCGCGGCGATGGCCTCCATGCTCCAATATGACTTCTTCTCTTCGAGCTGGAAGCCGGCGTTGGCCTGTTTGAGTGCGAGCTTTGGATCGCGCAGTTGCTCCTGGTCCGTGGCGGCATAGACCAGGGCCTGTTTCCGGTAGGCCTGCGGCTGCTCGGGGAGCATGACGATCAACCGCTGCCAGTCTTTCAGGGCTTCGTCGTGCCGGCCGAGCGCCAGGTGGGCCTCGGCCCGCCAGCGGTAGTTGTCGGGACAAGCGGGCTGGAACAGCACCGACTTGTTCAAGTCGCCGATCGCCTCGTTGTGCTGGCCATAGGCCAGCCGGATGATTCCGCGTTCGAGCCGCGGCAGGTAATAGCGATTCGTCGAGGGCAACACGCTGGTCAGATCTTCGAAGGCCTGGCGTCGCGAACCGCGCATCGCCAGCAGCCGCGCGTGGCCAATCTTATACTCCTCGCTAGCGGGCAGGATTTCGCGCACCCGGTTGAGTTGTTTTTCAGCCGCGGCAAGATCGTTCAATTCGAACTGCACCCAAGCGCTCATCGCATATGGCATGGTTTCTTGCGGCTGGTCCTTGACCATCTCCTGGGTAAGCTTCGCAGCGCGGTCTCGTTCGCCGCTCCAGATCCAGTAGCGACAGAGCAGCACAGTAAAGCCGGCGTCGTCCATCTGCTTATGCTCAAGACCTGCGTAAAGGGCATCGATCGCATCCTGCCAGCGGCCCATGCGGGCCAGCACCTCGGCCCGGTAGATCGGCGCAGCGGCGGAGTTCGGGGCGATGCGCTCCGCCTCGTCGATGTCTGCGAGCGCTTCGGTCAGCCGGTCGAATTGCAGATGTATTTTGGACCGCAACAGCAGGACATCTTCGCGTTTCGCGTCCAATTCGGCTGCCCGTTCGCAAGCTGCGGCTGCCTCTGCAGTTTGTCCCAGCAGTAAATAGTCGTTGGCCAAATCCACCTGGTACGCGACCGACTTGGGATCGAGCCTGACTGCTTCGAGCCGATTGCGAAGTGCTTCCCGAGGCTTCCCCAGTTCCTGGTAGCATTGGGCCCGAAATTGCCAGGCGTTGGCGTTGCGCGGATCCAATTCGATCGCCCGATCGAAGCTGGCCAAGGCGGCGTCGAAGCGACCGCTGTCGGACTCGGCCAGACCGCGCATGCTGTGTGCTTCGCTGCTGCGCGGCTCGAGTTTCAGCCAACCGGCCGTGGCGTCGAGGGTTCCCTGGACATCATTGTTCTGGCGACAAATGAAGGCCCGCTGGCGAAAGATGCTCGGGTCTTGGGGCTGCAGTTTCAGGGCGCGGTCGAGCTCTTCGAGCGCCAAGGCATAGCGTCCTTGCATGCCCAGGGCTGCTCCCCGCAGTACGTAGACGCGCGCATTGGTCGGGGCCAGCCGCGCGGCAATCGAGAGGTCTTTGATCGCGGCATCGAGTTGATTCAGCTCCAGAAGACATTGCGAGCGACTGACGATGGCGTCGACATGGGTGGGAATGATACGCAGCACGGCCGTAAACGCTTTCGTGGCTTCCGCCCAGGAGTGCAATTCCATCAAGCCGTAGCCCAGCACGCAGATGGCGTCTGGATGATTCGGGTACAAGTCCAGCGAGCGTTTCAAGTCGCGCAGCGCGCCCTGCACGTCGTGGTTGCGGAGCCGTGCATCGCCCGAGAGGAACAGGTGGTATGCGTGGTCGGGCAGCAGCTTGAGCGCGACGTCGAAATCGGCGATCGCCCGGGGAAGGTCATGTTTGATGCTGCCGAGCAGGTGGCCGCGATAGGCATAGGCCGCGGCCAGCTTGTCGTCGCGCTCGATGGCCGAGGTCAAATCGGCGATCGCGGCGTCGACTTCGCCACGCTTGACGAGGGTGCGGGTAATGCCCCGATAGCAGTAGGCGCGCGCGTTGTTCGGGTCCCCCTGCAAGACCGACGTGTAGTAGTCGATCGCCGCTCGGCCGGGCACCAGTTGATTCTTCGGCACCCAACAATCGGTGACGTGCACTTCGTCGGCGCGCTCTTCGACGATCAGGAACGGGATCCACATCGCGTCGAGTGGCACCGGCTTGCCGTCCAGTTGGCCGACGCAATCGATCTTGGGCAGCCAGGTCTTGCCCACGTAGTCGCTCTCGGCGCGGACTGTCGATCCGTACGCGCCGCAGCAAGCCGCGCTCACGAGCACGGCCGAAACCAGACGGAGCCGCTGCCGAACGGTCGCGAAGCTCATTTGCCCCGCGCCCCGCTGGGAATGTCGGACGACTTGCTCTTGCCGGCGTCGCTGCTCGCGCGGCCTTTGGCCTCTTGCGCGGCCACCGGCAGTTCCTGGCGCTGATAACTCGACAGCAGCTTGTTGCCCACGTCCCGCTCGGCGGGCGTCGTGAGGCGCTTGTTGGCCGACTGCTGCCATTGCACGGCCTTGTCCCATTGGGCAAGCATCGCGTAACTGGCCGCAATCGCGGACATTGCGCGGGAGGATTTCTTCTCCTCCAGTTTGTAGCCTTGTGTGGCGTCTTGCAGGGCCAGCTTGCCGTTGCGCAAGGCAGGGTCCACGGCGTAAGTACGCGCCTCGGCCCGCAGGATGTAGGCCAGCGACGACTTAGGCAGCAAGGCGATAAATTCGTTGGCCGCCTCGATGGCCGCCTGGTCCTGATGCAGCACGATCAGCACATCGACGCGCAGATACAGCAGGCTTTCGTTGTACGGCGCCAGGTCCAGCGCCCGCGCGATGTCTTTCAACGCCGCGTCGTACTGAGCTTCCGCATAGTTGAGGTTGGCGCGCAAGAACGTTGCGTCTGGAAAGTAGGCGTCGATGGCCAGGCATTGATCCAGGTGTTGCCGGGCATCGAGCAGGTCCTGGCGTTTACAGGACAAGGCCCCCAGCACGAGGTGCGCAAGCGGCTGCTTCGCATCTTGCTCGAGGGCCCGCTCGGCGTCTTCCTTGGCCCGCGACAGGTCTAACTTCCCGAACCACAGATAAGCGCGGGCGCCGAGAGATTCGCTGTGAGTGGGTTTGTCGGTCAATCGCTTGGTGAAGTAGTTGATGCCGGCGTCGAGTTGGTTCCCCATGACGTAGACGATGGGCAGACGTCGATACGCCTCGACGAATTGCGGGTTCTGTTCGAGCGTTGCCTCGTAGCCTGAAATCGCGGATTCATAGCGCCCCTGGTGCTCGTCGGCATAGGCCTTGAGCCAGAGGGTTTCGGTACTCTTGGGTTCGAGCTCGACGGCGCGTTGAACGTCGGTCTTGGCGCGTTCGACATTCCAAATGAGGAGAAAGACGGCCGCTCGACCGCGGTAGCCATCGGCGAAGCTCGGATCGAGCCGTATGGCTTCGTCGAAATCGGCCACAGCACCGCGCAGATCGCCCCGCAGACGCCGCGTCTGGCCGCGTCCGCAAAGCCCTTGCAGGTAGTTCGGATCGAGCCGAATGGCTTCGTTGGCGTCTTGAACCGCCTGGTCGAGTTGGCCCAAACGGCGGCGCACCATGCTGCGGCCATGCCAGGCCTGCGGCAGGTGAGGCGCCAACTTGATGGCGGCGTCGAAATCTACGATGGCCTCGGCGAATCGCCCCATCGCTTCATAGCAACTGGCCCGCACGACGTAGGAGCCCGCCCGGTCGGGCTGCGAATTGATGGCCCGGCTCGCATCGCTCAGGGCTTCGTCCAAACGCTCGAGCTGCCACAACAGCGCGCTGCGGGCAAACAGCGCGTCGAGCATTTTCGGATCGAGCTCGAGACAGGCGTTCAGGTCGGCCAGCGCCTCTTCGCGCTTGCGAACGTTCATATAGATCGTCGCACGCTCATAGCGAAACTGGGGCGTCTTGGGTTCAAGCTCGATGGCGCGGCCGATATCGACCAGCGCGGCGTCGCGATCACCCATGCGATTGCGCAAGGCCGCGCGATGGCGCAGCGACTTCGCGTCCTTGGGGCTCAACAGGATGGCCTGGTCGAAATCCTGGATGGCGTGTTCCGGCCGGTTTGATTGGGCATAGGCGAAGCCGCGTTGGGCGAAGGCGTCGTGGAACCTGGCAAAGGTTTTGAGCGCGGTGTTGCAATCGGCGACCGCCTCGTTGTACTTGCCCAAGGCGTTGTACATCTCCGCCCGGTTGACCAGCGCCTGCGCGTTTTCCGCGTTGGCCTGGATCGCCGCATCAAAATCGGCCAGCGCCTTGGCGACGTCGCCCAGTTGATTCCAGGTGATGCCGCGGATGTGCAAGGCGTGCGCATTGCCGGGCTGCAACTCCAACGATTTCGTCAGATCGCGCTCGGCCGTCTTCGGGTCGCCCGAGAGCAGGTGGGCCAACCCCCGAAAGCAGAGGGCGAACGCATCTTTGGCATCCTGTGCCAGGAGCTGGTCGTAGTAGGCGATGGCCGCAGCGAGCGGAACCACGTCGCGGCGATTGACCAATGCCTTCGGGGCGACAAGCAACCAGTCCCCTTCGGTCTTGAGAACAGCGATCGGGACCCAGATTTTCTCCAGGGGCACGTTTGCGCCGTCCGCGCCCCGGCCCGTGCAGCCTTGGCGCGGAAGGAGGACCTGTGCCTCTTGCGCTGCCGCCGGAATCGCCGGAAAAAATAGCCAGACCAGCAAAGTCACCGTGGCTGAGCCCAGCGGCCAGGTGCGCATAGTCAGTGTGTCCCGCTTGCCCAACCGCCCCGCGGCAGGTCCGTGATGCCTTGTGACAGCTAAGTATACCCGCGCCGGGCTCGAGTTCGACGAGTTCGGGCAGCCTTGCTCGCCGGCTAATCGGGCGGGGACGCGGCTGTTATTTGTCGCACCGACCGGGGCGCGGCCGGTGCACTCGGCAAGGATTTTCCTCCAGCAAGGAGGAATATTCACCAATTGTTTTTCGAAGAATTCATTGTTCAACGCTATGCTATGCTCCGCACGCGAATGTTTCCTTCGCGCACATCACTGCGATCCGCCTAGTCGGACCGTTCACTATCGGAGCAATATCCATGATCATTCTCGCCGTACATGGGCTGGGGGGGTGGGAGCAGGAGTTCACCTGGCAGGATGCGTGGCGCAAAGACTTTACGAAGGCCGTGCAAGGCGCCGGAGGGTCTACGCCGCCACGTGTCGAGTTCGTCAGCTATGACGACATCTTTGCGAACAGCGATTTGGGGCTCGTCGAAACGGCGCGGGCGCTGGCTCTGCTGCTTGGTAGCGGTCTGGGGTTGGGCCGGCCTCGAGCGCTTCAGGACTCATTGCGGACCTACTGGCAATGGTACGCGGGTATGGTCGTGCAATGGGTGGGCGACGAGGACTTACGGCGTAAGACGCGCAAGCGATTGTTCGACGCCATCCAGTCGGTCCAGCCCGATGTGATTGCGGGCCACAGCCTGGGGTCGCTCATCAGTTACGACACCTGCACGCATCCCGACACCAAGGCCTGCATCGATGGCCGCACGTTGATCACCTACGGATCGCAGGTCGGCAATCCGTTCGTCGTGGGCCAATTTCTGGCCGGGCGAATTCAGCCGTTGCAAGGCGACGCCTTCTGGTATCACCTTTACAACCGGTATGACGACGTGTTTACCGCGCCGATCAACCTGACGGCGGCCAATTTTCTCCAGGTCGACACGCCGTTCGACATCGAAGGCTGGGCCGATCACGCGTCGGGGCCCTATGTCACGCACCCGAATGCCGTCCGCTCGGTGTGGGCGACCATCGCCGGTGGCCCGAAAATGCGTCGAGCGGTATTGCCGGGCGGCACCCCGGCGGTGGCGGCGCGCTCAATGCGGCGCGAGCCGCGCCGCAAGGCTCTGCTGGTGGGCATCAACGAGTATCCGACGCCCGAGAATTGTCTCGAAGGCTGCGTCAACGACGCCTTCCTGACGAGCAGCGTGCTGCAAGAGGTCGGGTTCAAACCCGAAGAGATCCGCTTGCTCTTGAACGAACGGGCGACAACGGCGGGCATTCTCGAACGGTTTGGCTGGCTGCTCGAAGATGCGCAGCCCGGAGACCAATTGTTCTTTTTTTACAGCGGACACGGCGGCGTGCTGCCCAGCTACAACGCCGAGTCGGTCGTCGATTCATTGCACGAATGCCTGGTACCCCACGACTACGATGGAACCGAGGCCCATTGCATCACGGACGCGAAGCTGTTCCAGCTCTACAGCCAGATTCCATACGAAACGGTCTTCGTCATGGCGCTCGACTGTTGCCACTCGGGAGGCATGACGCGCGGCAACGGGCCTCGGGTTCGCGGTCTCGATCCGCCGGACGATATTCGCCACCGCATGTTGCGCTGGGACCCCATTCGCCAACTGTGGGTCGCACGCAAGTTGCCGCAGATCAATCAGGATCTGGGTGGTACTGAAAAGCAGCGACGCGAGTTTGCGGGCGACTCGGGAGCAGTGCTGCGCTTGGGCACTGCGATGCCGCTGCGCACGTTGAAGCAGGCCGACTACGACCAGGTTCGCCAGGAACGTGACCACAAGGGGCCCTACATGCCCATGATCTTGCTGGCCTGCGCGGCCGACGAGTTTGCGCTGGAGTACGTGCATGGCTCGGTAAGCTATGGATCGTTCACCTATGTGATGACGAAAACGCTGCGCGAGTCGTACCGCGTCCAAGGGAAGACGCTCACGTTCCGGGAGTTGGTCGACGCTACGAAAAAAGAACTGGTGGAAATCGGCGTTAATCAAACGCCAGATATCTCGGGCCCAACCGCCCTGCTGAAGGAAACCATACCCTTCCCTGTGGCGGATGCCGGACGCGGCAAGCGTGGGCGCGGAAGCGCGCCGCGAAGCAAGTCGAAGCCCGCAACCAAGCCGGTACGCGGAATCAGGCGAAAGCGACGCAAATAAGCCCCTGTTCGGCCCTGGACCGATTCGATCGGTCAGGCGATCAACCCGGTCCATTCGCCGATGCTGCATGGGCCGAGTTTCAGCAACGCCGTGGCCGACTTCGAGGTCCGGAGAATGCTTCACGATCGAACGGGCAAATGCCATCAAGAATTGGAGTGATCGATGGACACCAAATCGCAGCGGATGGAATGGGCCGAGCTTGTTTGGAAATGCAGCACGTCGATGGCGATCGTCGCGAGCGGTCTGTAGGCGGTCTATACGTTCAAATACACACGCGATCAGGACAGAAGCTCCCTCAAGCAGGAGCAAGCCAAGCTGTTGGCGACCAGAGAGTCCGAACTGAAGCAACGCCAAAAAGACTTCCAACTACAGTTCTTCAACAAGCAAATGGCGCTGTATTTCGATGCCTGTGAGTGCACCGGTCGTCTGGCGGCGTCTGCCGACAAGCAGTCGCCGCAAGATCTCGAACACGAAATTGAACAGTTCTACGTGCTCTACTGGGGAAGTCGTTGTGCGGTTGAGGATGTGCACGTAGAGCAATCAATGGTGAAGTTCGAACCGGCGTTGCGCGCCTGGATCGCCGCTCCTAGCGCCGCAGATCTCGTGCGAGATCTGAAGCAGTCGTCTTATCAGCTTGCGCATCGTTGCCGCGACTCGTTGGACAAGACTTTCATGTTGGAGTTGGGTGCCCTGTCGGCAGAAAAGCCGGCAGATGCGGCAGGCGGACAGATCAAGCCGTCGTCGTAACGGCCCGAGACACTCGCGGTTCCCAGTCGGGCCGGCGCGCGAGCGTTCCCCAGCGTCATCGCAGGCAGTTTACCCACCGCGCATCGCGCCGCATGTGAGGATCGGTCGCGCGGCCGCAAACGCCCGTCCTGCAGTGTTGC contains:
- a CDS encoding caspase family protein; the encoded protein is MIILAVHGLGGWEQEFTWQDAWRKDFTKAVQGAGGSTPPRVEFVSYDDIFANSDLGLVETARALALLLGSGLGLGRPRALQDSLRTYWQWYAGMVVQWVGDEDLRRKTRKRLFDAIQSVQPDVIAGHSLGSLISYDTCTHPDTKACIDGRTLITYGSQVGNPFVVGQFLAGRIQPLQGDAFWYHLYNRYDDVFTAPINLTAANFLQVDTPFDIEGWADHASGPYVTHPNAVRSVWATIAGGPKMRRAVLPGGTPAVAARSMRREPRRKALLVGINEYPTPENCLEGCVNDAFLTSSVLQEVGFKPEEIRLLLNERATTAGILERFGWLLEDAQPGDQLFFFYSGHGGVLPSYNAESVVDSLHECLVPHDYDGTEAHCITDAKLFQLYSQIPYETVFVMALDCCHSGGMTRGNGPRVRGLDPPDDIRHRMLRWDPIRQLWVARKLPQINQDLGGTEKQRREFAGDSGAVLRLGTAMPLRTLKQADYDQVRQERDHKGPYMPMILLACAADEFALEYVHGSVSYGSFTYVMTKTLRESYRVQGKTLTFRELVDATKKELVEIGVNQTPDISGPTALLKETIPFPVADAGRGKRGRGSAPRSKSKPATKPVRGIRRKRRK
- the recO gene encoding DNA repair protein RecO, translated to MSTEKATAIVLRTVDFSETSSVVTLFTREFGKLSALAKGARRPKGPFESALDLLCLSRIVFLRKSHEALDLLTEAKLERRFRIRGRELSSLYGAYYVAELLNELTHDYDAHPALFDVAEHTLLALATSGSIPALLLRFELAALVLLGHLPSLRFCVECGASVEPTGRVAFAQLAGGVLCPRCRPGKPQVISVSGPAVLLLEQFADLESDAWSRVALERPLAGELRGVMNNYLAHLIGKRPKLHRYLGRTLE
- a CDS encoding tetratricopeptide repeat protein, which translates into the protein MSFATVRQRLRLVSAVLVSAACCGAYGSTVRAESDYVGKTWLPKIDCVGQLDGKPVPLDAMWIPFLIVEERADEVHVTDCWVPKNQLVPGRAAIDYYTSVLQGDPNNARAYCYRGITRTLVKRGEVDAAIADLTSAIERDDKLAAAYAYRGHLLGSIKHDLPRAIADFDVALKLLPDHAYHLFLSGDARLRNHDVQGALRDLKRSLDLYPNHPDAICVLGYGLMELHSWAEATKAFTAVLRIIPTHVDAIVSRSQCLLELNQLDAAIKDLSIAARLAPTNARVYVLRGAALGMQGRYALALEELDRALKLQPQDPSIFRQRAFICRQNNDVQGTLDATAGWLKLEPRSSEAHSMRGLAESDSGRFDAALASFDRAIELDPRNANAWQFRAQCYQELGKPREALRNRLEAVRLDPKSVAYQVDLANDYLLLGQTAEAAAACERAAELDAKREDVLLLRSKIHLQFDRLTEALADIDEAERIAPNSAAAPIYRAEVLARMGRWQDAIDALYAGLEHKQMDDAGFTVLLCRYWIWSGERDRAAKLTQEMVKDQPQETMPYAMSAWVQFELNDLAAAEKQLNRVREILPASEEYKIGHARLLAMRGSRRQAFEDLTSVLPSTNRYYLPRLERGIIRLAYGQHNEAIGDLNKSVLFQPACPDNYRWRAEAHLALGRHDEALKDWQRLIVMLPEQPQAYRKQALVYAATDQEQLRDPKLALKQANAGFQLEEKKSYWSMEAIAAAYAGLGTWDKAVRWQTEALKRLPKNDAYYATAQQILARYGKQQPFLLTATSSAAAEPRRSRGALFAPGKPAAR
- a CDS encoding tetratricopeptide repeat protein; the protein is MRTWPLGSATVTLLVWLFFPAIPAAAQEAQVLLPRQGCTGRGADGANVPLEKIWVPIAVLKTEGDWLLVAPKALVNRRDVVPLAAAIAYYDQLLAQDAKDAFALCFRGLAHLLSGDPKTAERDLTKSLELQPGNAHALHIRGITWNQLGDVAKALADFDAAIQANAENAQALVNRAEMYNALGKYNEAVADCNTALKTFARFHDAFAQRGFAYAQSNRPEHAIQDFDQAILLSPKDAKSLRHRAALRNRMGDRDAALVDIGRAIELEPKTPQFRYERATIYMNVRKREEALADLNACLELDPKMLDALFARSALLWQLERLDEALSDASRAINSQPDRAGSYVVRASCYEAMGRFAEAIVDFDAAIKLAPHLPQAWHGRSMVRRRLGQLDQAVQDANEAIRLDPNYLQGLCGRGQTRRLRGDLRGAVADFDEAIRLDPSFADGYRGRAAVFLLIWNVERAKTDVQRAVELEPKSTETLWLKAYADEHQGRYESAISGYEATLEQNPQFVEAYRRLPIVYVMGNQLDAGINYFTKRLTDKPTHSESLGARAYLWFGKLDLSRAKEDAERALEQDAKQPLAHLVLGALSCKRQDLLDARQHLDQCLAIDAYFPDATFLRANLNYAEAQYDAALKDIARALDLAPYNESLLYLRVDVLIVLHQDQAAIEAANEFIALLPKSSLAYILRAEARTYAVDPALRNGKLALQDATQGYKLEEKKSSRAMSAIAASYAMLAQWDKAVQWQQSANKRLTTPAERDVGNKLLSSYQRQELPVAAQEAKGRASSDAGKSKSSDIPSGARGK